In the genome of Fusarium poae strain DAOMC 252244 chromosome 1, whole genome shotgun sequence, the window AGCACACCCACCTCCCGTTGAGATCTTCCAGCCGACACTCTCCTGCGCTGCAGCGACGGTCAACCATACACTGGCTCATAGAGCACGGGTCGTTGAGATCACCGTAGGGGGAACTGGTAGAGACGCTGTTGCAAGGCTCGAGGGGATGACTCGTTATGGGATCGTAGCGGGCTGCGGCGCAGAATGTGTAGTGGTAGCTGTATGTGATGGGGCGGTCACAGGGGGGTATGTGATGGTAGTGGATGTAGTTAGTGATGCACATCGTATTGTTGTACAGctgtgtatgtatgtatgtctcGGGAGGGTGCTTCAGCTGGATACGATCGAGCAGAGGGGAAGGTGGGATTTGGACTGCGCAATCGAGACGGGTTGCTGATTTGGGAGTTGTGCTGTGTTGCTGTGTTGTGTTGCTGCAAGACAAAACAGATGCGGTAGTATGTCGAAGGAAATGGTCCGACTGCTCTCTGCAGAAGGAGCAGATGTATGATATCACAATGAGGTTATAGATATATGTTATTGGCCCGCAGCTGAATGGGTAGGGCAGGTAGATGATGTGTGTTCTTTCAGATAGACGTGCTGGGTAATATCAGGGCTAGTCTTCCAAGACATTAATACCTTGAgtcaaggctgccgaggGGAGGACTTGATGGTATAGTGATAGTGAGAGCTGTATGCTAGACCACAGAATGACCAACAGCTTCAAACTCAGAACAACCAGGAGATTTGAGAAGAGAGTAACGACCCTCTTTATGTTTTCTCCTTCTAGTACCACAGAATGACAGCCCACGTCAACGATAGAGATGGACAGACCCGTCAACCCATAAGACAGCACAGCAAAGcacagctcagctcagccaGACACTGCACTATATCCGTAGGGCTGAAGCTGGCAACGGGAGTACTAACCAGCAAATTTCTAGGCCAGGTCCTTCCAGCGAATAACGTGGTCGGTACGACATTGCCTAGAAGGGGTGGTGGTCCAATAGGTGAGGCGAAACGATTCTCGAGAGGTATAAGCCGGACAAAACGCCCGATTCATGGAAACGAAATCGACTGGGATCCAGTATACGATCTCGCTCAGGAACTCGCTATGTCAGAGTCGAGTCAATGCGGAAGGTCTTGACCGCATCCCTCGGTTCACAATGGCGTATCTTGttgttctcctcctcctcaatgGACCGAGCTGAAACTGGAGTGACACGGCGGGTCTCATACTCATGCAGGGACAGGATCATTTTTCACATCGTGGAGAGTTCTGGTGGGTTGGAGATTTATCAATCAAGCTTTTGAGAGCTTTTCGCTTGTAAAGTTGCATCTAATGAGATCGGGCTTTGGGCTTTGGCCCATCGCTTTCGCTTTCGCTTTGCATCACCCAAGTACCTGAACGGAAAGCGATGTAACGTGCATAGGATGGAAATatggaaaaaaaagagagagaacggAATTGGGCCGCGGAGATTGTGTGATTTGATAATGTGTTTACCATTTTCATCCCGTACTAAGTGGTGTAAATGGTCTGCTTACTCAGGTCTCACTAAACACATGGCTCTCTCGTGGGGACGCTACTTTGTTTCACGGTTACTTTTCTTATGGAGACTTTGGTGCTTGGCATTAGAGGCTCTTAGATTGGATCGGAATTCCGTCCCAGGAATTGGAATTGGAATGGGGATCGGAAGATTATGTGTGGTTAGGCCTCCATAATAGAAGGAATGGAGCATGTACTAGCAGGGTCATCATTGTGAAAGCAAGTTACTAAGTTATGACAACTGAGCTTGGACGTTATGTACCTATAGAGATGGCCATATAGACGGTCATAGCAATTATACCCGGTCTGCTCGAAGTATTCGAGGGAGAAAATGTCCATTGTTACTTTGTGCAACGTACAACATGGGATCATCTCATGGGATACTAACACAACCACATGGTGAACTGGAAAGCCACGACTACACCAAAAACGAAACATGATCAAAATCCCGTATATCTTGACTGTGGGCTCAACCAGAGTGGCTTCCAGgacttggtgttgttgatctATCTTGGTCGTTGTCCAACGGCCTGGTCCAGGCCCGCTTAAGCCCCAGAACCAAAACGCCGCCGCCTTGGATACGACCCAATGGTATGTAAGAGATTGTCCGGATAACAAGACGCTATGAGCCTCATCGTACGATTGATCTTCGGTTTGTATCCTTCTAGACTAGTCTAGTCCCTGTCTCGATAGAGCAGCATTGGGAGACATCCCGAGGACGTCAAAGAGTCTGGCGATCTGCGAGCAAATCTCTCCCAACACTGCCATACTCAATCAATATTGGTCAATGAATACTGCATACACCGAAACCTATCGGCCTCTAGTATTGGCTTATCTGGAATATGCACTACAGTTCCGTCTGAGGCCTCCCAGGTGCCCGGGCATTCCTGGGAATGAAACTGCTCTCGACAAACCGTAAAGCTGCTGACTCGAATGTATTGTTTCTGTGCCTTGCAGGGATAGTTACAAGGTGACCTCAGGGTTTCAGAAAAGTTGAGGGTTTGGAAcacaagggacgaaattagtagatcaCTCTATGCTCCCTATTTAACTATTAGTTTAGGTCATTTATTTTGGTACGTCAAAATGAAGAGGCCATCTTTTCTGCTACTTACTAGGGTAATCACTAGGATCTTGCTTCAGGTCGGTATCCGTACAACCGCTGCTTTTCCCCGCTCAATAGGAGATGAACATATTTTTCTTGAGGGACTAACCGCCGGCCGAATGACGCAACTCAGGCGAGTCGAGGAAGGTCACCGACCACAACCAAGGCTCTTGGCGTCCATCAAAGCGGCTGCCCTTGCCGTTTTGTTGTACCGAAAGCAAGGGGTTCATCTCGACCGAAAGACGACTGTATCGGAGTAGAGCTGAATGGTCTCTGTTGGCAAAGGTAATGGAGCGAAAGGTCTGCAGACGGCCAGGCCTTTCATTAACTGAACTCTGGTTAGGGCGACCTCTCCCGCACGTATCATCGTTCGCTGCATTGCTGTCTTACCATAATATGGGCAAACAACTCTAAACATCTCCCACCACGTCAGTTGCACAATGAGGTGGTACAATCTCAATGCTACCGAGGCATTTGAAGAGCAGGTACATCCTATGCTGAGGACTGACCAATATCGTTCAATTGACCATCACGGGCAGGCTAAAGGAGCCAGGCCTCCACGAAAACCACACAACAGCCGTCGAACAAGCGCTGTGTAGGACCAATTTGGAACAGTTATTGCTGACATGACTGCATACTAAGGGGCTGCATCTTGACAACATCAGCAAAGGAGTCAGATGAGCATAGGAACTCGGCACACGTAGTTATTTCGAATGAACCTACCTGGTTAGCCCTCGCCAACGTATTATATCAGCTTCACCAAATAGTCATCCATATAGAGCCTGACACAAGACATCAGTATATTAGTGCTGATATCGTGATGGCTGCTGTCGCGCTGACGTGGGATGCATTGACATGAGGCTAAGTAAGACCTGATAAGTATATAGAAGACAGTAGCGCTGAGAGCGAAAAGACAGAATGTCAACAAACTTCCCACATCCAAAATGGCATTCCGACACTTTGCAAGTCTTCCGCTGGAACTTCAGATAAAGATATGGCAGATCTATGTGCGCCCCGGACCGGCCATGCATATCTTTGACGTGTGCTATCCGTCATGGAAAGGGGACAAACGTACCGAAAAAGCGTTCCAGTCATTAATGAATAGCAAAGAAGGAGAGGAAAAGTTGAAAGAGTATAGAAATATGGCGTTTCTTGATCGAATGGACACTATCGGCCCAAGGGGCGTGTTTGATCCAAGCATGTACCATGCCACCGCGACGTCGAAGCTGATCAGCCGTCTCCCGGAGCGAACCGTCAGAGAAATAGAGACAAGAGAGGATATGAACGAGATCTATCTTTCCGGCAGTGGTCAAAAGATTTCTATCCCGGCGTCGGATGTCCTGATGTTGCGCATTCGCCAAGATCCATCCGACCATTCCAATCTAGCCACCGAGACACTTCTCTGTCCACCACCCATCAAGGACATCCTCGAGAACCAGTGGTCAAGCGAGTTGGCGTCAGCCCTTCGAAACGCGAAAAAAGTAGCCATCGACGTTAGCGAGACATGGGCGACAGGTTTGTACGGCGAGTTGGGTCTCGAAGAGATTGCCTTCTTTGCGTGCACGATCCAGAAAGATCTCGAGGTGCTGTACTTAGTAGATGAGTGCACCGGGCGGTGCAACCAGTGCAGAAGACAGAATGTTAAAATGGAGGACATTCGGAAGCGTGATGCCCTGTGGAAAGGTCTACGAACGAAGAATACCGACGACGAAGATCGACCAGGcgatatcatcaacgccgtcTCGAGACGCTACATTGAAGCGACAAACCTTGCCGCCCTGGGATGGGACGAGGAACACCCCTCATATCTCTTTGCGTGCTTGATTGACACCGCCATCAAGACTCAACAAGAAGGCACGGATAGAGGCAAGTTTCAGGGTGTCAGAGTGTTGGTGGTAGAAGATGAGTAAATCACGGAGGAACAAACGTAATTGGAAACTTGGGTTGTGAAGCTAAAGAAACCGCCCGCTCGACTTTTGCCGGGATATACCATAACGCCGTACATGTTCTACCACTTATATGCATTTAAAATCTGGCTTGTTAGCATAGTCTCAAGAAAAAGAGTTGGAATACTCACCTTATTTCATATGATCCTGCCCTCGTCATGTATCGCACCCACTTGACGCTCGAATAATTACTCTTCTCAAACACCTTAAGATAGCGCACCAACAGTCCGGAACTTGTAAACATGAGCAAGCTAAAGTTCATGCTCAGCGGTGGTCGGCTCCACGCGCGCTGCTCCGTCATGCTCGTCAGGATAGCCTCGGCGCTGAGGACGTATTCACTTTGACCCGTGAAGCGGCCAATCTTCCAGATGATAACGTTCTCGCTAGGTTCGTACTTGGCCTTGCCCTGCGTACAGCGCTCGGTAATCTTCGCGGTATTGAGCGGTGTAGGGATCTTAACGATAACGTTTGTCGCGAATAGCTTGGAGCCAAAGTTGGCCTTGACACCAATGCTGTATTCCACCTTGGATCGTCCGACCTCGTTCACGATGGCATGCACTTTGAAGGGCAAATTGACGTTCTCGGTGGCACGGTATCGCATCAGCTCGAATTCACCGTCAGGGGGCACAAAGCTAATAATTCGATCGGCGTCAAACTTGCCGAGCTTGACGCACTGATGGAACTGACAGTCTTCGAGAGTGACACTTCCAGCAGCCGCCTTTGTAGCCTTAGTTCCCATCTTGTTTCCGCTCGGCAGGCTCAGAAGGCCGTCGTTATCGAGAAGTAGACGATCGTTGAGACCAAACTTGCACTCGGGAGTGCCGGAGAGGTAAGCGCGCATAATAATCTGACCCGTCACGTCTGCGCGCAGGACAGCGCCAGTGGCGGACATGAGCAGGTTGACATCCTCGATCACGTCGACGAAAGCCTCGTTCTTACGGTACTTTACGTCTGCCTTGCGCCAGGAGAGGGCACCGGTGGCTTGCATCGTGATCTTGGATGTGTCTTCTTTTCGGGACTCGGACTTGACGCCTTCGGTAGTGATATACATCTTGAGGGTGTCGGTTTCTGTGTTTTGAGGGTATCCGAAGTCGATGATTTCTGTAGAGGGTCAGCGGAGCTGTATACAAGCAATTGGAACACGTACCGTCGAGCAGCTCATAGACCAAGACAAAGTTATTCTTGACAGCTTCCTCATCAAACTTGCCAAAGTAACCCTTACCAAGCTGAATCAGCCGGTAGAGAAACTCAAAGACAAGAGCAGCATTGGCGTTGCTCTTTGTGATGGCAACCAGGTAAATGTTCTCGTGCTTGACATGGCTAAAGGTGGTGCTTCCAAGGGTGAGGATGGGCGATCGAACTTGAGCGTTGGAGATGACCTGAATACGAAAGACGTCTGCGAGACGAGGACGACAGTCGTTTCGGAAGGCACGGAAGATTAGGTTCTCGCCCTTTTGGTTGAAGACGAGGACGCCGGACAACATGATGGCGAATTGAGagaatgttgttgttgcgaTGCGATAGGAAGTCAATCCAATCTCCAGGGTCTCAAGATAGGAGGTGGAGGTGCCGTAGTGGGGGATTCTGCCAGGGAGCTCAAAAGCGGTGAGCGAGTCGCGTGGATGACTAAACTGGCGTTGGTGATTGAAGACGAGGCATTGTGAATGAGGATTGCTGAAACATGATGTATAAAGTCATTATAGAGTCTAAATGTTGATACTACTTTAAAGAACGATGTTGGGAATATTGTGGTGTTGTAGCTCTCCACATTGTTGGTATTGCTTCTGCTGAACTGGTTGGAACGTGCAGTAGCAGCAGCACGCACATACATACTTTATCGAACAATGCCGTTGGAAactcttaattaatttaaatatgcTTGACTTTCTCTGGCCCGTGTTTGGAGTTGACTCAATTCATTATCATTATAATATGCCTCTTTTCGTATCTGACAATGGATGAAAGTGGGTTACTTCTTGGCGATGATTGCTCGGCCTACTCTTCCGCGTCGTCATCTACTGCGCCGCCAGCCACTCATCTCACTTCCTCACAATGTCATACTAGATCTCCTTCGTCTGAATTCCCATTCTTTCCCCGTCATATCATAGTCAACATGGAAGCAACTGCAGAATTTCCACAATCCTTTGTTCGGCCATGGAAAGAACTACTTCAATCGCATCGCGACGAGCAACAGGATGACTTCCCGAGCTACTACGTCAACAACGTTGACTCTCTCATCACGACCAGCTCGCCCAAGTCTTTATACGTGGGAACAGGCCACTCCATCTACACGCGCGCTCTACTTCCAGCTATCCTGAGCGCCAAACACAGCGTGCAGCTTATTACATGCTATTGGGCTGCGTCTCCTTCTCTCGACTCTATTCGCGACACTCTTGAACAGCTTGCGGCGGCACGTGTTGAGGCCAAGATCCAAACTCGTCTACATATTACGATTGGCTTTTCATCTTTTGGACTATTCCAGAAGCTGTTCCATCCTGCGTCCCGTGATGGGTACATTTACGAACCCTCCAAGTGGTCCAAGCTGGGTCTCCCGGATCAACTGTTGCTACAGAATGCGGGTATCGATCTCACCGTCAAGAGCATCTTCTTCACGCCTCTAAGTGTTATGCATCCCAAGTTTGTCATTGTTGATGGGGAAAGGGCCTGGATTCCCAGCTGTAACGTCAGTTGGGAGCGATGGTTCGAAGGTTGCGTCGAGGTTGAGGGTGCCATCGTTGATCGACTCTTGGCCTTTTACGACCGTGTTTGGGCACAGGGCGACCAACCTCGACAGATATCAGATGCCCCAAACGACACAAGTAGAGACAATGCACCTCGATTACCAGTTAGCAATGCAGTATCGGCAACGCAGTCAATCGAGTTTCCTGCCAACGGCTTAGTGCCAACCATCTTCCTCCCGTCGCCGCATCATCGCAACCCCAGATTCTCATTCACCTTTCCCTTTCTATCGCAAAAAGACCCCCCGATGACACCGCTCAATGCAGCTCTACTTACACTATTCAACAATGCTCAGCGACGAATCACCATCCTCACACCAAACGTTACTTCATGGCCCGTTGTCGAGAGCCTGCTGGATGCGCTCGCTCGTGGAGTCGATGTTCAGATCAGGACAAGCAAAGGTATGATGCTTATCGAGCAGCTCGTCACATCTGGTACGACGACAGCCTGGTGTCTGCGCAAGTTCATCCAAAGATATAACGCTCTTGTCAACCAGCCACGATCATCAGACCCAGAGACGCAAGCACCCACGCCTGGCAAATTGGAGATCTTTTATTACAAACAGCTCGACGCTAGACGTGATCAAGATGACGAACCGGTTGTGAGTCACTTCAAGATGACTCTTGTGGATGATGAGTATCTGGTACTAGGTTCTGGTAACATGGACAGAGCTAGTTGGTGGACAAGTCAAGAAATTGGTCTATTGTTCTATGTCCCTGGCTTCCAAGGTCAGCATCTCTGGAACGATGTCCTTGAGAAGCGAACAGAAGTCTTGTTTCAATCAGACCACCCTAAGAGATTGATCTGATCATGAGCCCTCAGCCGCTTTAATCTTCTCCCAAGCACTGACAAACGTCGATGGATCGTTGGCGCCAGAAAGTCGGAATCGATCCTGCATCACAAAGTCAGGCACTCCACTGACACCACTGTAGTGCGCCTCTTCCGATAGCCTGTCCACTTCGGGACCGAACTCGTCGCTGTCGACAATGGCCTTCTGGAACTCGGCCTCCGGGATACCCGCATCAACCGCCACCTTCTTCAAGATGTCGTAACTGGTGATATCTTCGTTTTCCTCGAAATACGCGGCAAAGAGGCCATCAAGAGCCTTGCCTTCAGTCTCTTCGCCATACTTCTTGGCCAATTGCACCAGTCGATGCGAATCCCTAGTGTTTCCAGTCTGTCCACCATATTTGAACTTGATGCCCAGACTCTCTCCGACGCCGCTTAGGTGCTTGTGCATCATAGCCACGCGCTCCTTGCCGAACTTCTCATTGTAAACCTTTTCCTTGGAGACGCTGGAACCGGGACCTCGGGGCCAATCGGGCTTCAGTTGAAAGGGTTGGTAGCTGACGGCAAAGGTGTCATTGGAGTTGGGGTACTTTTGCTCCCACAGGCGCTGGGCGGCTTGGAGCTGTCTGCGACCAACGTAGCACCATGGGCAGATGGTGTCCGAGGTGACTGTGATCTTGAACCTGGTCATATTGATTGAGTTGGTGTGTAGGATAAGGTGatatgggatgggatggctAGAGTGTGATGAGAGGCCGAAATGGTGGCAGCCTTCTCGACTTATACGTGAAGGCATTTACTCTTGTGTAATCCTGCTTGCAAATCGCCGCTTCGATCACGTAATCACTTACAGCGCCGGTAATTTGACTCCACCAGTTCCGTGTGGGTCGGCACAGTGGGATGCCGAGGTCCGGAGTGACACAAAGCTGCCAATACGACGATTGTGAGACGTGCTTAGAAATACAATCTGCTTGCGTTGAACAGCTTTTTCAAGTTACACGGTGGCGATGTTACACTTTACCTTGGCTGGCCTTGGTTCATTTTGGGACTCTTAAGATGGTGTTAGAGAGGTCAAAGAAAGCCCATGTTATCAGTTGATGTCAGTGTGAAGTTGAATTAAGGATGTGGTTCGTATACATAGGGCTGAAGTGACGAACTAGGGTGACGATCGATGGCATAAGACGGTATAGCCCCATTGTGATATGCAGCTCGACGGATCGTGATGACACCAGGGGTTGTGTCCTGGACAACGAGCGTAAAACGACCAGTAGTTATAAATAGATCTTCCCACCTTACAACCCTACCTATCTCTTGTACGTAGCTGATGGGTAGCAGAAAGGCTAGCCTCCCAAGTCCTGGGCTGTAAAgataaacagcctaagaagtATAGCCAGAGTAGCATAAATTGGcctactgatttcgtctctcataCTTCCAGCGACCAGCTCttttgataccctgaggcatAGATCTATACTAAGACTTTCTCTTATGCTTTTATGGGGCATCAACTACAAGGGACATATGATTCGAAGCATAATTCATCGCGAGAGATTAACTATATCTGCATTACATACTAAACAAATCCAAGAAATTTAGGCAAGATCAGAGCCAAGGCAGACCTAATTCTTATAGACAGTGCCATCCTCAGGCAACTTCCCCGTAGCCAAATACTGATTCATTGCCTGGCTTGTTTCTCCCTGTAGGTAATGACTCGTATGTCCAGGCCCGTTCCTTGTGATACTCACCCTTTTTGTCAACTGCTCCCTGAGTCCCTCTGCATTTGTCACACTCGTCTCAGGGTCATATACAGAAGCCGCAATAAGAATTGTCGGCGCATCCTTGATACCGCTAGCGATGGGTCCTTGTGGATTTGTCAACGGTGCAGGCCATCCGATACACGCGCTCTCGTAGTAGTATGTCTGCGACATACCAAGCGTTCGTGGTGCAAACGTTACAGCGTTGATGAGCTTCTGGCGTAAATCGACAGAGTTCTTAGAGTTATGAAGCCAGTCTTGACATCCGATGGCGAGGTAATTGTACGGTGAACCGCTTGGATCTTGAACAATGCGGGAATTAGGGGT includes:
- a CDS encoding hypothetical protein (TransMembrane:1 (o391-410i)~BUSCO:24028at5125) yields the protein MLSGVLVFNQKGENLIFRAFRNDCRPRLADVFRIQVISNAQVRSPILTLGSTTFSHVKHENIYLVAITKSNANAALVFEFLYRLIQLGKGYFGKFDEEAVKNNFVLVYELLDEIIDFGYPQNTETDTLKMYITTEGVKSESRKEDTSKITMQATGALSWRKADVKYRKNEAFVDVIEDVNLLMSATGAVLRADVTGQIIMRAYLSGTPECKFGLNDRLLLDNDGLLSLPSGNKMGTKATKAAAGSVTLEDCQFHQCVKLGKFDADRIISFVPPDGEFELMRYRATENVNLPFKVHAIVNEVGRSKVEYSIGVKANFGSKLFATNVIVKIPTPLNTAKITERCTQGKAKYEPSENVIIWKIGRFTGQSEYVLSAEAILTSMTEQRAWSRPPLSMNFSLLMFTSSGLLVRYLKVFEKSNYSSVKWVRYMTRAGSYEIRF
- a CDS encoding hypothetical protein (BUSCO:25662at5125) — encoded protein: MEATAEFPQSFVRPWKELLQSHRDEQQDDFPSYYVNNVDSLITTSSPKSLYVGTGHSIYTRALLPAILSAKHSVQLITCYWAASPSLDSIRDTLEQLAAARVEAKIQTRLHITIGFSSFGLFQKLFHPASRDGYIYEPSKWSKLGLPDQLLLQNAGIDLTVKSIFFTPLSVMHPKFVIVDGERAWIPSCNVSWERWFEGCVEVEGAIVDRLLAFYDRVWAQGDQPRQISDAPNDTSRDNAPRLPVSNAVSATQSIEFPANGLVPTIFLPSPHHRNPRFSFTFPFLSQKDPPMTPLNAALLTLFNNAQRRITILTPNVTSWPVVESLLDALARGVDVQIRTSKGMMLIEQLVTSGTTTAWCLRKFIQRYNALVNQPRSSDPETQAPTPGKLEIFYYKQLDARRDQDDEPVVSHFKMTLVDDEYLVLGSGNMDRASWWTSQEIGLLFYVPGFQD
- a CDS encoding hypothetical protein (SECRETED:SignalP(1-21)~MEROPS:MER0000440), translated to MASSRLLSILFLLLVAVATNAATPKITYGKCPSTIPPGVDCGRINVPLAYQSGNSTSAKGNGTVELVFTRLNHTGKGEKQGVLFFNTGGPGASGAILVAGSPYVPAIEFSSDLRDTYDIIGLDPRGVGVSSPVECDPKVFNQRVKTYVTTDEEYDALYNYSRKVGESCAKLTGPLIDHLDSVHVAKDHQVVLEALGESKFNYLGLSYGTLLGYTYASLFPKSVGRMALDAIVDHSQSEIGALLAESTGYETTLNEFFDWCERNSTCALHGKNSSGVWDQVLSRADSKPIPAPGCNGTCRSDVNGEEIRYNVQSFLTFQYLTFGPNWLDLADALLQASRGNATALSTPTPNSRIVQDPSGSPYNYLAIGCQDWLHNSKNSVDLRQKLINAVTFAPRTLGMSQTYYYESACIGWPAPLTNPQGPIASGIKDAPTILIAASVYDPETSVTNAEGLREQLTKRDTTPGVITIRRAAYHNGAIPSYAIDRHPTVQRKQIVFLSTSHNRRIGSFVSLRTSASHCADPHGTGGVKLPALFKITVTSDTICPWCYVGRRQLQAAQRLWEQKYPNSNDTFAVSYQPFQLKPDWPRGPGSSVSKEKVYNEKFGKERVAMMHKHLSGVGESLGIKFKYGGQTGNTRDSHRLVQLAKKYGEETEGKALDGLFAAYFEENEDITSYDILKKVAVDAGIPEAEFQKAIVDSDEFGPEVDRLSEEAHYSGVSGVPDFVMQDRFRLSGANDPSTFVSAWEKIKAAEGS